A single region of the Microbulbifer sp. MKSA007 genome encodes:
- a CDS encoding CmcJ/NvfI family oxidoreductase, which translates to MQTAARSSFQDQLVTAIIHYADPSSDLVYDKRSEGPGPANLVENVISQQVHIYDGRALKTAGERFRLDTQGFELVRPMLGINLRQLDDALHALDQPSGSSPSPEERDQLIRTQWYPAIESWIGAHLGAAKVLTFDHTLRAQPSTDATPEMSRSRRSPVKLVHNDYTPWSAERQLKETLEARGYKPSDYPRYQFINLWLPLLRPVQESPLAMVDLRTVAASDFHNMRLIYPERKGQISVLSFNPVHRWIWFSDMQPGEGILLRVFDSQHRGDVTGVPHCAFDLPGSAGAPRRTSLEIRTIVLFDQ; encoded by the coding sequence AAGCGTTCAGAGGGCCCTGGGCCTGCCAATCTGGTCGAGAATGTTATTTCCCAGCAGGTTCACATCTACGATGGTCGCGCCTTGAAAACCGCCGGGGAGCGTTTTCGTCTCGATACCCAGGGATTTGAGCTGGTACGCCCTATGCTCGGCATAAACCTGCGCCAGCTGGATGATGCGCTACACGCGCTGGACCAACCCTCAGGGAGTAGCCCCAGCCCTGAGGAGCGCGACCAGTTGATTCGCACCCAATGGTATCCAGCTATTGAATCCTGGATAGGCGCTCACCTGGGTGCAGCAAAGGTACTGACCTTTGACCACACGTTACGAGCCCAACCATCGACTGATGCGACACCGGAGATGAGCCGCAGTCGCCGATCCCCGGTGAAATTGGTGCACAACGACTACACACCCTGGTCCGCAGAGCGCCAGCTAAAGGAAACCCTGGAGGCCCGGGGGTACAAGCCATCAGATTATCCGCGCTACCAGTTTATTAATCTCTGGCTACCCCTATTGCGCCCGGTGCAGGAGTCACCGTTGGCAATGGTGGACCTGCGCACTGTCGCCGCCAGTGATTTCCACAATATGCGATTAATTTACCCAGAGCGAAAAGGGCAGATTTCGGTGTTGAGTTTCAACCCGGTTCACCGCTGGATTTGGTTTAGCGACATGCAGCCCGGCGAAGGCATTTTACTGCGGGTCTTCGATAGCCAGCACCGAGGTGATGTAACCGGTGTTCCCCACTGCGCTTTCGACCTGCCGGGAAGTGCAGGGGCACCACGCAGAACCAGCCTGGAAATTCGCACTATTGTCCTGTTTGACCAATAA
- a CDS encoding aldehyde dehydrogenase family protein: protein MENILRSIDPLTGEAIGSLPVSKPQDIQDMVEKAHKAQRVWSSKSLQERVLLLQQAYTKLNAEEGELAQLISREMGKDARRAQYEAGGVVQGGAWLAGDAGEALRAKRSGGSEIQYRPLGVVAVISPWNYPLAMANNLIVPALIAGNAVILKPSEESPLVADLLVKTLNQTLPQDILQIAHGDGATGEALVKSPINMVAFTGSRTTGQKIMANAAPALKRLVMELGGNDPMIVLQSANIPQAAQFAVGSSFENSGQMCTSTERIYVDEKIADKFENAVVALAKQYRVGGWQEPQVDIGPLVNHRQHQKVVEHIHDALNKGAKLLLGERDPQVPFIPPTVISGIRPGMLVEDDETFGPIVAIDRFSSVDDVVERANNSVYGLGAVVFGESKQAEQVASQLQAGMIGINQGAGGSPWVGAKQSGFGFHGGAEGHRQFAQITVLNR, encoded by the coding sequence ATGGAAAATATACTTCGATCGATTGATCCACTAACCGGAGAGGCCATCGGATCGTTACCTGTCAGCAAGCCCCAAGATATTCAGGACATGGTGGAGAAAGCCCACAAAGCGCAGCGAGTGTGGTCGAGTAAATCTCTTCAGGAGCGGGTACTACTACTTCAGCAGGCTTACACAAAACTGAATGCGGAAGAGGGAGAGCTGGCACAACTTATCAGCCGTGAAATGGGCAAAGATGCCCGGCGTGCACAGTATGAAGCCGGCGGCGTAGTCCAAGGCGGTGCCTGGTTAGCGGGGGATGCCGGAGAGGCCCTGCGGGCAAAACGCAGTGGCGGTAGCGAAATTCAATATCGGCCACTGGGCGTTGTTGCGGTTATCTCCCCCTGGAACTATCCACTGGCCATGGCCAATAACCTGATTGTTCCCGCGCTGATCGCCGGCAACGCTGTGATTTTAAAACCTTCAGAAGAGTCGCCATTGGTCGCTGACTTATTGGTGAAAACACTCAATCAAACCCTGCCTCAGGACATTTTACAAATTGCTCACGGCGATGGCGCCACCGGTGAAGCCCTGGTGAAATCCCCCATCAATATGGTCGCCTTTACCGGATCGCGAACAACGGGCCAAAAAATTATGGCCAATGCCGCTCCGGCATTGAAACGCCTGGTTATGGAATTGGGTGGCAATGACCCGATGATCGTGTTGCAGAGCGCCAATATTCCCCAGGCTGCACAATTTGCCGTTGGCTCCAGTTTTGAGAATTCTGGCCAGATGTGCACCTCCACAGAGCGTATTTATGTGGACGAAAAAATTGCCGATAAATTCGAAAATGCCGTGGTGGCATTAGCGAAGCAATATCGTGTCGGCGGGTGGCAGGAGCCACAGGTGGATATCGGCCCCTTGGTTAATCACCGCCAACATCAAAAGGTAGTGGAGCATATCCACGATGCCCTGAATAAAGGCGCAAAGCTTCTTCTAGGGGAGCGCGATCCACAGGTGCCGTTTATTCCGCCCACAGTTATCAGCGGTATTCGACCGGGCATGCTGGTGGAAGATGATGAGACTTTTGGGCCTATCGTAGCCATCGACCGCTTTAGCTCAGTAGACGATGTGGTCGAGCGGGCCAATAACTCTGTTTACGGTCTCGGTGCGGTTGTGTTTGGTGAAAGCAAACAGGCCGAGCAAGTCGCCAGCCAGCTGCAAGCGGGAATGATTGGCATCAACCAGGGCGCCGGCGGGTCACCTTGGGTGGGCGCCAAGCAAAGTGGCTTTGGCTTCCACGGTGGAGCTGAAGGGCACCGGCAGTTTGCCCAAATTACCGTTTTAAACCGCTAA
- a CDS encoding 2OG-Fe(II) oxygenase, with the protein MSTTESIDTVTHLDDFFVIAREPGAEHPALPTWATRSKNPAALAEQAPQPVSRRDIAEVPGAFQLLNVFSKEECQRLIDITEAVGYSPDAAVSLPREVRHNDNLTWVVDEVTERLIWQRCRDLAQDLNGYFGGREAVGINRRFRFYRYGEGDFFQFHTDGAWPGSRIDNNQLITNGYPDRYSEMTFLVLLSEDFEGGATRFRVNADDPLKQPSRDSLLDIDVRTPAGAVLCFPHGMHPLHRIHSSTPITRGIKYIIRTDILFLQE; encoded by the coding sequence ATGTCCACGACTGAAAGTATTGATACTGTCACCCACTTGGATGACTTTTTTGTTATCGCTCGCGAACCTGGAGCAGAACATCCGGCCCTACCTACCTGGGCTACTCGCAGTAAAAACCCGGCGGCCCTGGCCGAGCAAGCTCCGCAACCGGTTTCACGACGAGATATCGCCGAGGTACCCGGAGCCTTCCAATTGCTCAATGTCTTTTCAAAAGAGGAATGCCAACGGCTCATTGATATCACTGAAGCGGTGGGTTATTCACCGGATGCAGCCGTCTCCCTGCCCCGGGAGGTCCGCCATAACGACAACCTGACCTGGGTGGTTGACGAGGTTACAGAGCGGCTGATCTGGCAGCGATGCCGAGACCTGGCGCAGGACTTAAATGGTTACTTTGGTGGAAGAGAGGCTGTCGGCATCAATCGGCGTTTCCGCTTTTATCGCTATGGTGAGGGAGATTTCTTCCAGTTCCACACCGATGGCGCCTGGCCCGGTAGCCGCATTGACAACAACCAGTTGATCACCAATGGCTACCCCGATCGCTATAGTGAAATGACGTTTTTAGTACTGCTGAGTGAAGATTTTGAAGGTGGTGCAACCCGATTCAGGGTGAATGCAGATGACCCCCTAAAACAACCCAGCCGAGACTCTTTATTAGACATCGATGTCCGCACACCTGCCGGGGCCGTACTGTGCTTCCCTCATGGAATGCATCCCTTACACAGAATTCACAGCTCTACTCCAATCACCCGAGGAATCAAATATATTATTAGAACGGATATTCTCTTCCTGCAGGAATAA
- a CDS encoding DUF6058 family natural product biosynthesis protein yields MKLLNYLDKHFLTKEQLIQATQISELQLQRYQDEGVMPKPSYKLNIQWDCESFFGPHSEKQAVEYFAKGYASWIGIIEAKQDFNSIYQCFANRYMAKIAQLQNLRYESSNPKFSSGISQHIEEEWQHFIEGTYGLCTRSGLPEDIAAKELSSTEINALLAQDNLNQKQIHRLNRYVDLLDETSAYFAPHERSISSRQKLIDTLRRKYNLDCSVSKSK; encoded by the coding sequence GTGAAATTGCTTAATTATCTGGATAAACACTTCCTGACCAAAGAACAGCTTATTCAGGCTACTCAAATCAGCGAACTACAATTGCAGCGCTACCAGGATGAGGGTGTTATGCCAAAGCCCTCTTATAAGCTTAATATTCAATGGGACTGTGAATCCTTTTTTGGACCCCACTCCGAAAAACAGGCAGTTGAGTACTTTGCAAAAGGCTACGCCAGCTGGATTGGTATCATAGAGGCTAAGCAAGACTTTAACTCTATTTATCAATGCTTTGCTAATCGATATATGGCTAAAATAGCTCAATTGCAAAATTTAAGATACGAATCCAGCAACCCAAAATTTTCATCCGGAATTTCTCAACATATCGAAGAGGAATGGCAACACTTTATTGAGGGGACTTATGGATTATGTACTCGCAGTGGCCTGCCAGAAGATATAGCAGCAAAGGAGCTGTCTAGCACAGAAATCAATGCACTTCTTGCTCAAGATAATTTAAACCAAAAACAAATACATCGGCTTAATCGTTATGTAGATCTTCTAGATGAAACCAGCGCATATTTTGCGCCTCACGAAAGAAGTATAAGTTCAAGGCAGAAGCTAATTGATACGCTGCGCAGGAAATATAATTTAGATTGCTCTGTATCAAAAAGTAAATAA